The Apium graveolens cultivar Ventura chromosome 6, ASM990537v1, whole genome shotgun sequence genome contains a region encoding:
- the LOC141664750 gene encoding uncharacterized protein LOC141664750, with protein sequence MVDANAILATRVPNHDADDRVVWSSSIDGNYKVKAGYKFWHDRNIGYSAIPQSKGWHRIWKLTIPYKFKIFLWRFCRNNLPVRVRLKGKGVPVPIMCPMCNVEIEHLRHVFFECEFALSCWHSAELTLDTTNLYEADVWLLDKLETTSQSDSTKVCTVLYGIWYGRNKRVWENKVMSGETVMDICSKMLQDWKNANAKRVVEVPDHSQFTLGVLRRWQVPESGEYKLNVDASWTKGADICSVGMVLRDSRGHFIEGRTMSFTQAGDVLEAEALGIREALSWVKNMGELKVTVESDSLVAVNVINGKNNYLLEVGHIIDHCRSLLRVLPSVRLNFIRKQANEVAHGLAKMPCDINCLVTFTSLPTHLDEICNFEMI encoded by the coding sequence ATGGTGGATGCCAACGCTATTCTGGCAACTAGGGTGCCAAATCATGATGCTGATGATAGAGTAGTGTGGTCAAGCTCCATAGATGGCAATTATAAGGTGAAAGCTGGCTATAAATTTTGGCACGACAGAAACATTGGATACTCTGCAATTCCTCAGTCAAAGGGCTGGCATAGGATCTGGAAATTAACAATTCCAtacaaatttaagatcttcctttggAGATTTTGTCGCAATAACCTTCCTGTGAGGGTGAGACTTAAAGGTAAAGGAGTTCCTGTCCCTATAATGTGCCCTATGTGTAATGTTGAGATTGAGCATCTCAGACATGTGTTTTTTGAATGTGAGTTTGCCTTAAGCTGCTGGCATAGTGCTGAGTTGACACTTGACACAACCAACCTGTATGAAGCTGATGTTTGGCTCTTAGATAAATTAGAGACAACATCTCAGAGTGATAGTACGAAGGTGTGCACAGTGCTGTATGGTATCTGGTATGGGCGTAATAAACGAGTTTGGGAGAACAAAGTTATGTCAGGGGAGACAGTGATGGACATTTGTTCTAAGATGCTGCAGGATTGGAAGAATGCAAATGCCAAGAGGGTAGTAGAGGTCCCAGATCACAGCCAGTTCACGTTGGGTGTCTTAAGAAGATGGCAGGTTCCTGAGAGTGGAGAATACAAATTAAATGTTGATGCTTCATGGACAAAAGGGGCTGATATTTGCAGTGTGGGAATGGTGTTGCGAGACAGTAGAGGGCATTTCATCGAAGGGCGAACTATGTCGTTCACTCAAGCTGGGGACGTCTTGGAGGCCGAAGCTCTAGGGATTAGGGAGGCACTTTCTTGGGTAAAAAACATGGGAGAGTTGAAGGTAACAGTGGAGTCGGATTCATTAGTCGCAGTCAATGTCATCAATGGTAAGAACAACTATCTCTTGGAGGTTGGACACATCATTGACCATTGCAGATCATTGCTCCGGGTATTGCCTAGTGTTAGATTAAATTTTATTCGTAAGCAAGCTAACGAGGTAGCTCATGGTCTAGCTAAAATGCCTTGTGATATTAATTGCTTAGTAACTTTCACGTCTCTTCCTACTCATTTGGACGAGATTTGTAATTTTGAGATGATTTAA
- the LOC141664748 gene encoding uncharacterized protein LOC141664748, which produces MKTNPGTIVEIDVVPHAKERGTSVCKRIFWSLKAMMDGWQHARPMISIDWTFLKGRYRGKLLIAMGVDSNNHPFPLCYGLVDEETYENWSWFLQRLQRHVCRQRTGVCIISDRAASIISALREPQNGFAEPLGIHRFCLLHVRSNFCSHHPGGELKKIMWKAGRTTQVSKHDAYMSKIGEISPTALQYLATIPVERWTLSHDSGVRYGQTTTNMLEGFNGNIRRARFLPVTAMMEYLFYKVVTIVDKHRNIVDDGLQEGQHFCARSAAMLAKIRRRQQDI; this is translated from the coding sequence ATGAAGACAAATCCTGGAACCATTGTTGAGATCGATGTTGTCCCTCATGCTAAGGAGCGGGGCACCTCCGTCTGCAAGCGGATTTTTTGGTCTTTAAAGGCAATGATGGACGGCTGGCAACATGCACGTCCTATGATTTCAATAGATTGGACATTCTTGAAAGGAAGATATAGGGGCAAGCTGCTTATTGCTATGGGTGTTGATTCGAACAACCACCCGTTCCCTCTCTGTTATGGCTTGGTTGATGAGGAGACGTACGAGAACTGGTCTTGGTTTTTGCAACGACTTCAAAGACATGTATGTCGGCAACGAACTGGCGTCTGCATCATTTCTGACCGTGCTGCCAGCATTATCTCCGCCCTACGAGAGCCTCAAAACGGTTTTGCTGAGCCACTCGGCATCCATAGATTCTGTCTcctccatgtaagaagtaattttTGCAGTCATCACCCAGGTGGTGAACTAAAAAAAATAATGTGGAAAGCTGGAAGAACCACACAAGTCTCAAAGCATGACGCATATATGTCAAAGATTGGTGAAATTTCCCCCACCGCCCTACAATATCTTGCTACAATACCCGTGGAGAGGTGGACACTTTCCCACGATAGTGGTGTTCGCTACGGTCAAACAACCACAAACATGCTTGAGGGCTTCAACGGCAACATAAGGAGGGCTCGTTTTCTTCCAGTAACAGCAATGATGGAGTACCTCTTTTACAAGGTGGTCACAATTGTAGATAAACATCGAAACATAGTGGATGACGGTCTACAAGAGGGGCAACATTTTTGTGCACGTTCTGCCGCTATGTTAGCTAAAATTCGGAGAAGGCAACAGGACATATAG